In the Limanda limanda chromosome 1, fLimLim1.1, whole genome shotgun sequence genome, one interval contains:
- the nrcama gene encoding neuronal cell adhesion molecule a isoform X4, whose translation MLLILLSRVTSALEVPLDLPQPPTITLQSPKDYIFDPRENIVIHCEAKGKPSPSFSWTRNGTHFDVEKDSKVLIKPGSGTLVIDISGEKAEAYEGTYQCTAHNEHGTAVSNNIVIRQSRSPLWSKERNEAITVQMGVSVVLQCRPPAGLPPPVIFWMDNNFQRLQLDKRVSQALNGDLYFSNVLQEDTRSDYICYARFPHTQTIQQKQPISVTVLNMDTMNETVAALYNITEFYNSPQGERRPGFMMPSGPTSTKMVLRGETLELECIAEGLPTPEMSWQKDGGELPDSRTSFQNFMKTLKISDVNEADGGDYHCTAANNLGTVHHIIKVTVKAAPFWVSAPRNLVLAPNETGILTCRVSGEPKPKISWFVNGVPIENAPEDHTRKVEDDTVILSNVQSGSSAVYQCNASNEFGYLMANAFVSVLAEAPRVLTPPNRVYQVITNNPALLHCSSFGSPIPTITWFKDSQTSIKNGDPYVIHENGTLEIHVAQPLDSGKYTCIATNNLGIKENHVFLEVKVSTRILKQPEYKVVQRGKSAVFECKVKHDPSLIPTMTWLKDNGELPDDERFEVDIDSLTVKHVTDEDEGTYTCIMNTTLDQDSASAMLTVVEKPDAPTDLELTDQTDRSVQLSWIPGDEHNSPTQKFLIQYEDLLHQPGLWNNLTEVAGTGTTAQLKLSPFVYYSFRVLAQNLVGHSNPSQPSRQYRTNPAAPDENPSDVQGVGTESDNLVISWTPLTGFQSNGPGLEYKVLWRQKDMDGEWSSKNVANVSRFIVTGIPTFVPFEIKVQAMNDYGSGPEPEPLIGYSGEDMPLSAPESVQVMVHNSTLAEVHWEPVSFPSVRGKLQGYKVYYQRERGLHETEKTTDEEEQVLTFSGNRSEGRLPGLQPYSLYILFITVVNSRGEGPQSPSKTFETPEGVPGPPSSLTVLNPSLDSLTLEWGPPMNNNGRLAGYTLKYQPVNTTNELGPVKIVTFLANETTITLSSLNSSMLYKFYLSAKTIKGSGPFITEEAFTVMDTAVPSRQVDIATQGWFIGLMCAIALLILVLLIVCFIKRNKGGKYPVKEKEDAHQDPEIQPMKEDDGTFGEYSDTEDHKPLKGSRTPSNGTVRRDESDDSLVDYGEGGDGQFNEDGSFIGQYSGKKEKDTHEGNESSEAPSPVNAMNSFV comes from the exons ATGCTGTTGATACTCTTGAGTCGAGTGACTTCAGCCCTAGAAGTGCCTCTTGATC TGCCCCAGCCCCCCACCATAACGCTACAGTCCCCGAAGGATTACATCTTTGATCCGCGGGAGAACATCGTCATCCACTGTGAGGCCAAGGGGAAGCCAAGTCCCAG CTTCTCCTGGACGAGAAATGGCACACACTTCGACGTGGAGAAAGACTCCAAAGTCCTGATCAAGCCCGGCTCAGGGACCCTCGTCATCGACATCAGCGGCGAAAAGGCGGAGGCTTACGAGGGAACATATCAGTGCACAGCCCATAATGAGCACGGCACGGCTGTATCCAACAACATCGTCATCAGACAGTCTA GGTCCCCCCTGTGGTCGAAGGAGAGAAATGAAGCCATCACTGTGCAGATGGGGGTCTCCGTGGTGCTGCAGTGCAGGCCCCCTGCTGGGCTGCCCCCTCCGGTCATCTTCTGGATGGATAACA ACtttcagaggctgcagctggacaAGCGAGTGTCCCAGGCCCTGAATGGAGATTTGTACTTTTCCAACGTTCTCCAAGAAGACACCAGGAGCGACTACATCTGTTACGCCCGCTTCCCCCACACGCAGACGATCCAGCAGAAACAGCCCATCTCCGTCACCGTGCTCAACA TGGATACAATGAATGAGACTGTGGCTGCTTTATACAATATCACTGAGTTCTATA ACAGCCCACAGGGGGAGCGTCGTCCAGGGTTCATGATGCCTTCTGGCCCCACCAGTACCAAGATGGTCCTGAGAGGAGAGACCCTGGAGCTGGAGTGCATCGCCGAGGGCTT GCCCACTCCAGAGATGTCGTGGCAGAAGGACGGAGGTGAGCTGCCAGACAGCAGGACGTCCTTTCAGAACttcatgaaaacactgaagattTCCGACGTGAATGAAGCAGACGGAGGCGACTACCACTGTACGGCAGCAAACAACCTGGGCACTGTACACCACATCATCAAGGTCACTGTCAAAG CGGCTCCTTTCTGGGTCAGCGCTCCCAGGAACCTGGTCCTCGCCCCGAATGAGACCGGCATCCTGACCTGCCGGGTCAGTGGAGAACCCAAACCCAAAATCAGCTGGTTTGTCAACGGAGTCCCAATAGAAA ATGCTCCTGAGGACCACACTCGCAAGGTGGAGGACGACACCGTGATCCTCAGCAATGTGCAGTCAGGATCCAGCGCCGTCTACCAGTGTAACGCATCCAATGAGTTCGGCTACCTGATGGCCAACGCTTTTGTCAGTGTTCTCG ctgaagcACCGAGAGTACTCACTCCCCCCAACCGAGTGTACCAGGTCATCACCAACAACCCTGCACTACTTCACTGTTCTTCCTTTGGCTCGCCAATACCAACCATCACATG GTTCAAAGACAGTCAGACCAGCATTAAAAATGGCGACCCGTATGTGATCCATGAGAACGGCACGCTGGAGATCCACGTGGCCCAGCCGCTCGACAGCGGGAAGTACACCTGCATTGCCACCAACAACCTGGGGATCAAGGAGAACCATGTGTTCctggaggttaaag tGTCAACTCGTATCCTGAAGCAGCCGGAGTACAAGGTGGTGCAGAGAGGAAAGAGCGCTGTGTTCGAGTGTAAGGTCAAACACGACCCTTCCCTCATTCCCACCATGACTTGGCTCAAAGACAACGGAGAACTGCCAGATGATGAGAG GTTTGAGGTGGACATAGACAGTCTGACCGTCAAACATGTGACTGACGAAGACGAGGGCACCTACACCTGCATCATGAACACGACCCTGGACCAGGACTCTGCCAGTGCCATGCTGACTGTCGTCG AAAAACCCGACGCCCCGACCGACCTGGAACTCACGGACCAGACAGACAGAAGCGTTCAACTCAGCTGGATCCCTGGAGATGAGCACAACAGTCCCACACAGA AGTTTCTGATCCAATACGAGGATCTGCTCCACCAGCCGGGACTGTGGAACAACCTGACGGAGGTTGCGGGCACCGGCACAACAGCCCAGTTGAAGCTTTCCCCGTTCGTCTACTACTCTTTTAGGGTGCTGGCTCAGAACCTCGTGGGCCACAGCAACCCCAGCCAGCCGTCGCGCCAATATAGGACCAACCCTGCAG CTCCTGATGAAAATCCATCGGATGTTCAGGGAGTAGGAACAGAGTCTGACAACCTGGTCATCTCCTGGACA CcactgactggtttccagtcCAATGGGCCTGGTTTGGAGTACAAAGTGCTGTGGAGACAGAAGGACATGGATGGGGAGTGGTCGTCGAAGAACGTGGCCAACGTCTCCCGTTTCATCGTGACGGGAATCCCAACGTTTGTGCCGTTTGAAATTAAAGTTCAAGCGATGAATGATTACGGCAGCGGACCTGAGCCCGAACCGTTGATCGGGTACTCAGGAGAAGACA tGCCGCTGTCTGCTCCTGAGAGCGTGCAGGTCATGGTTCACAACAGCACGCTAGCAGAAGTGCATTGGGAGCCTGTGTCTTTCCCTTCAGTAAGAGGGAAACTTCAGGGATACAAG GTGTACTATCAGCGCGAGCGCGGCTTGCATGAGACAGAGAAGACGacggatgaggaggagcaggttcTGACGTTCAGCGGGAACCGTAGCGAGGGACGTCTGCCCGGCCTGCAGCCGTACAGCCTCtacatcctcttcatcacggTCGTCAATAGCAGAGGGGAGGGGCCTCAGAGTCCAAGCAAGACATTTGAGACCCCGGAGGGAG TCCCAGgtcctccttcttctctgaCAGTCCTGAACCCCAGTCTGGACTCTCTCACCCTGGAGTGGGGCCCACCAATGAACAATAACGGACGCCTTGCTGGATATACACTGAAGTACCAACCAG TCAACACCACCAATGAACTGGGACCAGTCAAGATCGTGACGTTCCTGGCCAATGAGACCACGATCACCCTGAGCAGCCTGAACTCCAGCATGCTCTACAAGTTTTACTTAAGTGCAAAGACAATCAAAGGCTCTGGCCCCTTCATCACAGAAGAAGCCTTCACAGTCATGGACACAG CCGTGCCCAGCCGACAGGTCGACATCGCCACCCAGGGCTGGTTTATCGGACTCATGTGTGCTATCGCCCTCCTCATCTTGGTCCTCCTCATTGTGTGCTTCAT
- the nrcama gene encoding neuronal cell adhesion molecule a isoform X3: protein MLLILLSRVTSALEVPLDLPQPPTITLQSPKDYIFDPRENIVIHCEAKGKPSPSFSWTRNGTHFDVEKDSKVLIKPGSGTLVIDISGEKAEAYEGTYQCTAHNEHGTAVSNNIVIRQSRSPLWSKERNEAITVQMGVSVVLQCRPPAGLPPPVIFWMDNNFQRLQLDKRVSQALNGDLYFSNVLQEDTRSDYICYARFPHTQTIQQKQPISVTVLNMDTMNETVAALYNITEFYSGDPQGERRPGFMMPSGPTSTKMVLRGETLELECIAEGLPTPEMSWQKDGGELPDSRTSFQNFMKTLKISDVNEADGGDYHCTAANNLGTVHHIIKVTVKAAPFWVSAPRNLVLAPNETGILTCRVSGEPKPKISWFVNGVPIENAPEDHTRKVEDDTVILSNVQSGSSAVYQCNASNEFGYLMANAFVSVLAEAPRVLTPPNRVYQVITNNPALLHCSSFGSPIPTITWFKDSQTSIKNGDPYVIHENGTLEIHVAQPLDSGKYTCIATNNLGIKENHVFLEVKVSTRILKQPEYKVVQRGKSAVFECKVKHDPSLIPTMTWLKDNGELPDDERFEVDIDSLTVKHVTDEDEGTYTCIMNTTLDQDSASAMLTVVEKPDAPTDLELTDQTDRSVQLSWIPGDEHNSPTQKFLIQYEDLLHQPGLWNNLTEVAGTGTTAQLKLSPFVYYSFRVLAQNLVGHSNPSQPSRQYRTNPAAPDENPSDVQGVGTESDNLVISWTPLTGFQSNGPGLEYKVLWRQKDMDGEWSSKNVANVSRFIVTGIPTFVPFEIKVQAMNDYGSGPEPEPLIGYSGEDMPLSAPESVQVMVHNSTLAEVHWEPVSFPSVRGKLQGYKVYYQRERGLHETEKTTDEEEQVLTFSGNRSEGRLPGLQPYSLYILFITVVNSRGEGPQSPSKTFETPEGVPGPPSSLTVLNPSLDSLTLEWGPPMNNNGRLAGYTLKYQPVNTTNELGPVKIVTFLANETTITLSSLNSSMLYKFYLSAKTIKGSGPFITEEAFTVMDTAVPSRQVDIATQGWFIGLMCAIALLILVLLIVCFIKRNKGGKYPVKEKEDAHQDPEIQPMKEDDGTFGEYSDTEDHKPLKGSRTPSNGTVRRDESDDSLVDYGEGGDGQFNEDGSFIGQYSGKKEKDTHEGNESSEAPSPVNAMNSFV, encoded by the exons ATGCTGTTGATACTCTTGAGTCGAGTGACTTCAGCCCTAGAAGTGCCTCTTGATC TGCCCCAGCCCCCCACCATAACGCTACAGTCCCCGAAGGATTACATCTTTGATCCGCGGGAGAACATCGTCATCCACTGTGAGGCCAAGGGGAAGCCAAGTCCCAG CTTCTCCTGGACGAGAAATGGCACACACTTCGACGTGGAGAAAGACTCCAAAGTCCTGATCAAGCCCGGCTCAGGGACCCTCGTCATCGACATCAGCGGCGAAAAGGCGGAGGCTTACGAGGGAACATATCAGTGCACAGCCCATAATGAGCACGGCACGGCTGTATCCAACAACATCGTCATCAGACAGTCTA GGTCCCCCCTGTGGTCGAAGGAGAGAAATGAAGCCATCACTGTGCAGATGGGGGTCTCCGTGGTGCTGCAGTGCAGGCCCCCTGCTGGGCTGCCCCCTCCGGTCATCTTCTGGATGGATAACA ACtttcagaggctgcagctggacaAGCGAGTGTCCCAGGCCCTGAATGGAGATTTGTACTTTTCCAACGTTCTCCAAGAAGACACCAGGAGCGACTACATCTGTTACGCCCGCTTCCCCCACACGCAGACGATCCAGCAGAAACAGCCCATCTCCGTCACCGTGCTCAACA TGGATACAATGAATGAGACTGTGGCTGCTTTATACAATATCACTGAGTTCTATAGTGGTGA CCCACAGGGGGAGCGTCGTCCAGGGTTCATGATGCCTTCTGGCCCCACCAGTACCAAGATGGTCCTGAGAGGAGAGACCCTGGAGCTGGAGTGCATCGCCGAGGGCTT GCCCACTCCAGAGATGTCGTGGCAGAAGGACGGAGGTGAGCTGCCAGACAGCAGGACGTCCTTTCAGAACttcatgaaaacactgaagattTCCGACGTGAATGAAGCAGACGGAGGCGACTACCACTGTACGGCAGCAAACAACCTGGGCACTGTACACCACATCATCAAGGTCACTGTCAAAG CGGCTCCTTTCTGGGTCAGCGCTCCCAGGAACCTGGTCCTCGCCCCGAATGAGACCGGCATCCTGACCTGCCGGGTCAGTGGAGAACCCAAACCCAAAATCAGCTGGTTTGTCAACGGAGTCCCAATAGAAA ATGCTCCTGAGGACCACACTCGCAAGGTGGAGGACGACACCGTGATCCTCAGCAATGTGCAGTCAGGATCCAGCGCCGTCTACCAGTGTAACGCATCCAATGAGTTCGGCTACCTGATGGCCAACGCTTTTGTCAGTGTTCTCG ctgaagcACCGAGAGTACTCACTCCCCCCAACCGAGTGTACCAGGTCATCACCAACAACCCTGCACTACTTCACTGTTCTTCCTTTGGCTCGCCAATACCAACCATCACATG GTTCAAAGACAGTCAGACCAGCATTAAAAATGGCGACCCGTATGTGATCCATGAGAACGGCACGCTGGAGATCCACGTGGCCCAGCCGCTCGACAGCGGGAAGTACACCTGCATTGCCACCAACAACCTGGGGATCAAGGAGAACCATGTGTTCctggaggttaaag tGTCAACTCGTATCCTGAAGCAGCCGGAGTACAAGGTGGTGCAGAGAGGAAAGAGCGCTGTGTTCGAGTGTAAGGTCAAACACGACCCTTCCCTCATTCCCACCATGACTTGGCTCAAAGACAACGGAGAACTGCCAGATGATGAGAG GTTTGAGGTGGACATAGACAGTCTGACCGTCAAACATGTGACTGACGAAGACGAGGGCACCTACACCTGCATCATGAACACGACCCTGGACCAGGACTCTGCCAGTGCCATGCTGACTGTCGTCG AAAAACCCGACGCCCCGACCGACCTGGAACTCACGGACCAGACAGACAGAAGCGTTCAACTCAGCTGGATCCCTGGAGATGAGCACAACAGTCCCACACAGA AGTTTCTGATCCAATACGAGGATCTGCTCCACCAGCCGGGACTGTGGAACAACCTGACGGAGGTTGCGGGCACCGGCACAACAGCCCAGTTGAAGCTTTCCCCGTTCGTCTACTACTCTTTTAGGGTGCTGGCTCAGAACCTCGTGGGCCACAGCAACCCCAGCCAGCCGTCGCGCCAATATAGGACCAACCCTGCAG CTCCTGATGAAAATCCATCGGATGTTCAGGGAGTAGGAACAGAGTCTGACAACCTGGTCATCTCCTGGACA CcactgactggtttccagtcCAATGGGCCTGGTTTGGAGTACAAAGTGCTGTGGAGACAGAAGGACATGGATGGGGAGTGGTCGTCGAAGAACGTGGCCAACGTCTCCCGTTTCATCGTGACGGGAATCCCAACGTTTGTGCCGTTTGAAATTAAAGTTCAAGCGATGAATGATTACGGCAGCGGACCTGAGCCCGAACCGTTGATCGGGTACTCAGGAGAAGACA tGCCGCTGTCTGCTCCTGAGAGCGTGCAGGTCATGGTTCACAACAGCACGCTAGCAGAAGTGCATTGGGAGCCTGTGTCTTTCCCTTCAGTAAGAGGGAAACTTCAGGGATACAAG GTGTACTATCAGCGCGAGCGCGGCTTGCATGAGACAGAGAAGACGacggatgaggaggagcaggttcTGACGTTCAGCGGGAACCGTAGCGAGGGACGTCTGCCCGGCCTGCAGCCGTACAGCCTCtacatcctcttcatcacggTCGTCAATAGCAGAGGGGAGGGGCCTCAGAGTCCAAGCAAGACATTTGAGACCCCGGAGGGAG TCCCAGgtcctccttcttctctgaCAGTCCTGAACCCCAGTCTGGACTCTCTCACCCTGGAGTGGGGCCCACCAATGAACAATAACGGACGCCTTGCTGGATATACACTGAAGTACCAACCAG TCAACACCACCAATGAACTGGGACCAGTCAAGATCGTGACGTTCCTGGCCAATGAGACCACGATCACCCTGAGCAGCCTGAACTCCAGCATGCTCTACAAGTTTTACTTAAGTGCAAAGACAATCAAAGGCTCTGGCCCCTTCATCACAGAAGAAGCCTTCACAGTCATGGACACAG CCGTGCCCAGCCGACAGGTCGACATCGCCACCCAGGGCTGGTTTATCGGACTCATGTGTGCTATCGCCCTCCTCATCTTGGTCCTCCTCATTGTGTGCTTCAT